The window TCGGCCCAGTTCCCGCTGCACGTCTGGTTGCCCGACGCCATGGAAGGCCCGACCCCGGTCTCGGCCATGATCCACGCCGCCACCATGGTCTCGGCCGGTGTCTACCTGCTGCTGCGGATGTTCCCATTGCTGACGGTCGGCTTCGAGCCGGGCGGCGGCTTGACGACGACCATGACGGTGATCGCCGTCATCGGCACCTTCACCGCCATCTTCTCCGCCACCATCGCCGTCGCCCAGAACGACGTCAAACGGGTGCTGGCCTACTCGACGATCTCCCAGCTGGGCTTCATGGTGGCCGCAGTCGGGATCGGCGCTTTCGTCGCCGCCACCTTCCACTTGATCACCCACGCTTTCTTCAAGGCCCTGCTGTTTCTCGGCTCGGGGTCGGTCATCCACGGCATGGAGCATGGGATCCACAAGACGCAGGAGCACGTCGACCCGCAGGACATGCTGAATATGGGCGGTCTGCGCAAGCGAATGCCGATCACCTTCTGGACGTTCCTCCTCGGCGGGCTGTCCCTGGCCGGCTTCCCGATCGTCACCGCCGGCTTCTGGTCGAAGGACGAGATCCTGGGCGTTGCCCACGCGCAGAACCCGGCCGTCTTCGTCGTGCTGGCGCTGGCGGCGCTGCTGACGGCGTTCTACACCATGCGCCAGATCAGCCTGACGTTCCTCGGCCAGCCCCGGACTTCCGCTGCCGAGCACGCCCACGAGTCCGCCTGGACCATGACTGCGCCCCTGATCCTCCTGGCTTTCTTCGCCGTGACCGTTGGCTGGGTGGGGATCAAGGGAGATTTTCCTGTGATCGGCGGCTTGGTGCCGCCGTGGATCGAGGAGTTCCTGGCATCCATGCTGGCTGCCGAGGGGGGTCACGCGGCCGGCCTCTCGTTCGTGCCGCTGCTGACCTCGCTGGTGGTCTCGCTTGGCGGGCTGGGGGTGGGCTGGCTGATCTACCGTCGGATCACGGCCGAGGCCGGCGATCCGCTCGTCCGC is drawn from Anaerolineales bacterium and contains these coding sequences:
- the nuoL gene encoding NADH-quinone oxidoreductase subunit L, giving the protein MPVELLAWLIPLPPVLAFFAILLFTNRSNRLSHFVAVGAMLISWAMGMALFITAVTTEGLAQHPITSAVPWLPTGTSWIEFGILVDPLTAVTLFFVVWTCLAIFVYSIGYHNYRHRRDPADKPGLPPHAGGIDPIYARFFAFIALFAFGMLVLVLADNLLLLFMGWEIMGLCSYLLIGFWFAKDSAKRAAVKAFMTTRVGDVFFLLGIAYLYSATGTLNFRAILNNEEVLHQLASTPAVLGLSAAALIGILIFIGTVGKSAQFPLHVWLPDAMEGPTPVSAMIHAATMVSAGVYLLLRMFPLLTVGFEPGGGLTTTMTVIAVIGTFTAIFSATIAVAQNDVKRVLAYSTISQLGFMVAAVGIGAFVAATFHLITHAFFKALLFLGSGSVIHGMEHGIHKTQEHVDPQDMLNMGGLRKRMPITFWTFLLGGLSLAGFPIVTAGFWSKDEILGVAHAQNPAVFVVLALAALLTAFYTMRQISLTFLGQPRTSAAEHAHESAWTMTAPLILLAFFAVTVGWVGIKGDFPVIGGLVPPWIEEFLASMLAAEGGHAAGLSFVPLLTSLVVSLGGLGVGWLIYRRITAEAGDPLVR